From Plasmodium vivax scf_7167 genomic scaffold, whole genome shotgun sequence:
aggaataaaaaattaaacagaaTGTTCATCAATAACATAAGCAGAAGAGGCCAAGGAACTTTTCCAGATGTGCTAATACAAATGCTTGTGATAGGCGATTAAATGTTTGCTTATTGCCATGCATGACAATTGCAACTATTTTgtaacatataataaaacgTTATTTACAACTTGCACATTAACCCATAAGGGAATCATTTTCTTAATGTACAAATCTATTTGATAGGTAAAAAACTGAAACAGAGCTATTTACGCATAATTACATAtcaattttgtgtaaaaatataaagaacattttgtttatcactaatttgcaatttttttagtattatTAATTCATCAAAACATAGCATATAAACCACTACACGTAAAATGAATAGCTCCTATTATGTAACCATGGTAAATATTTTGGGGTACCCAATGATACTGCTAAAAAAGTAGCAgcgtatttttattttccaatgTTAAATTCAAAGATACACAACGCTTGGGcacattaataaaaaaaaggaaaaagtgcaataataaatatgtttataaaaaataaaatattattagcaatatgttaaaaatagcaaaataactatttttattcttattaaacaattgcaaaattaaaaaaaattattatttattgatAACGATGGagtaaaatgtaaaaaaaaatcagcccCTTCaagcagaaaataaaaatttgtataataaaatttaaatgtcTAAAAATATGGTGTAACTGAAAAAGTTATCATATTTAAGGAAacaataacaaaaaaaatttttatttaatatcattaaaatgttttaaaaaattttccaaatgtcatcacaattatattattgttaatTCGTGTTATGTATCATATAATGAACAATAAGTGTTACGAAataatccattttgtgacTTTATAAATTAGAGTATTTGTCATGCCaagttacataaaaaaatgatttgaaAATGTgtcgacaaaaaaaattgttataaagATCAATTCCATAATGCACTTACCATTTTATTGACAATTCTAAAATAAACAAGAACAATTCTAAGAATTTCCagcaattgaaaaaaatatatatttatattagatgcatgtaaatatattttccctttacCAAAAATGTGTGatttttcaatattatagtatataataaatgtataactAATTTATTTGACATTTTTAGATATTTCTGTAAGTAACATGTATTATACTCTTTGCATTAACAATTTTTGGagaatacatatttattcatattattagtatataaaattttaaaaatatttattcagTTTTTACGTGCATCTATGTAAatctttatatttatgtttactcttcacatttttactAAGAtatacatgttttttttttttttctcatttatatatttataaaagtgCATTATTATTACAACACAATTAGAGTATATTAatgatgaacaaaaaatacaccAAAACTGCAGTGGGTAAGTAATCAGAAAATAGTGTAAACTAATGTGcaatgttaatataataaaccATTTAGCGACTAACGCAACTTATatttacatgtgcatacttggaataatatattcattcaACCTCATATTTATAGTGCTAATTTAGTATCATtaaagataaataaaaataaaaattataaatactGCTAATAGCATTTAAATAACAGAACAATTCCATAATACTCCAACCAGATAACACACAcgcatttgtttttatgCATGTAAATAACCACTTATGTCAAATATACACGTTTGGaataatcataaaatatattgtaaCCCatgatatttatatgtactatTAACCTTTAAAATTTGCTAAAACAAAACAGGAACTTTGCACTTTATgttgtgtttattttatttttcaattgaaaaaaacaaaataatatataattaaagcGTATATTagtgtaataatatatgtattagaCAAAAATATACAACTGTTAGTCTTGCCTAAAAAAAGaccataaaatattttttaatagtacttttattataattttaggaaaataatagagactatttatatataatatcgTATAATTCTTTCCTCtaatacattttacattGGCAAATATATTGTtgtaattttcccttttaaatttgaataaaatttttatctatCAATGGATAACTCTAAAAAAGGCAAtcgtttatattttaattagtAAATTTGTCTCtcgtataattttatattaatactCGAATTTTATTAATGCATATTAAGGAATGAATactgatatatatattattgttttatatttattttacagttAGGGAGGATCTACTTTCATATAGATATAATTTTGACTTATCAACAAGTTTCTATTATAGAAATGGTCTTAAACTTATCGAAGAACGCAGAATAAACGCTATTAAGAAGTGGTTGTCAAACTTCGAAAATAAGTTATctgattatttaaaaaaaaaaaaaaatgtatgggACAAAATTAACCGCGAGAAACGCTGTAGagatttaaataatatgttaGATGTTATATcagaaaaaactgaaaacTTACGTATACTTgacctattttttttgtcacatAAACTAAATGAAACTGCCATTACCTTACTAAATAGAGATAAAGATTTTAATTGCATAAGGAAACTTGATAATATCGAAAATCcccataaatatattacaaaaaagcTGGATGACTTATGTGaagatatttattatttaaatgataataaggcgaaacttataaaaaaggataaatgtGATTCTATTCTTAAGTATATtacagataaaaaaaatgaaatatttaaaaaaattgctgaTGACGGTATCCAAGATAAGGATATTTTTggtttttgtgaaaaatgcACACGCGAAAGTATAGAAAGTATGCTTAAAACAATCAATTGCACAATTGAGGAGTCTCCTGCAGCAGAAAAATTACAAGAATCGGGGGATCTTGCAGAGACCGAAGCTGATAAAGCTGTAATGGCTCCAGTAGAAGATGAACAGGAAGTGGATgaatatgcacatgtattGGAAGACTCACCATCAGCATTTGAAATACCAGAAGACATTAAAACATATGGTGCTCTTTCAGCTGCCGGAACATTTTTCGTTTGTTTACTTTTTTACAGAGTAAATTACAATCATCCAAAAATAGATATAAATATcctttataattatcatgatacattttcgtaaaatatatagttatgacatctatatatttttttaaataattatttttccttctatAAAATAGGCTAGATCAGCAAACTCTATGTTTAAACGAAGATCGTCAAGAAGAAATCAATATGTAAGTTCTTATCCAGGTAATACAGATTTTGACGCATTATTGAATGATTTTGAACCTGGAAGTGCGCGTTTATCAAATTCTGAATATCATATACCATATGGTTCTGAAATGAATTCTTAAACTGCTCTTGTAAAGAAATTGTAGCTTAGTTTTAAGAACGCCCTTATGATGTAATAATACCGAGTTATAAAAGAAGCTATGTAGCAAATACAGATAAGAACattaaaatgaacataaagATTAATTACACAATTAGGGTAATggaaaataactttttcTATATAGATCTTTCGATCTAAGTTCTACATAAAATATCCAATATGTGgtaaagttttaaaaattttataaattataaccGGTGATAGTGCAGAAAGTTAATATTAATGTACTGTTTTTAagaattcataaaatatgaaaaaaagaattaaaaaaaagtatacatTCATAACCGTATAGATAACCTAATATAGATATACAAAAATTCCTCACGAAATATTTATCAagcattattattaattaggGAGATGTTGAATTATAATAaggtaaaattttaatatatatagtatttCGATATGAAACTGTATTAGTTGCAAGTACAGAATAGAtgcataatataataatatttgaaGAGAATAATATACacctaaaaaaatgatggaatacttaaataatgtaaattaaaGCCAATTATAGTTAAAAGAATTAGGCAATTTCCAATATATGCTATAAAAACGGTGATTCTATGCAGCTGAATTCATTCGTCaaagttttttataattaaacatTTATCGTAATTAAACTAAACATGTATATGAATATtcaaacaaaatatatactaaaaGAAGTTCAATAATATTCACTTATAAAGATACACTTActtattttcacttttgcccaaaaaataaaaaaaataataaaacttCTTATTATTCATGATGAATAAATGGAAGAGATGCTTTTTTCCTGTAACTAATAACAATTCATTGTGATTCTATCATTTTATGAgtttcaatttattttccacttAATAATATTAAGGTAATACAATTGTAAAGTACACGAAATTTATATAGCCTATTagcatattaaattatatcaaCTTGTGTATAGAAGATGATACCATTATTCAgttaaatgtatttatgcTCTGTAATAACATATGTATTGTATTACTTGTTATCTCCATCATttgtattaaataaataaaaaataatagaaaatatttaattataaaaatatgatcatACAATTTTACACCggaattattatatttaccgataataaaaatatattgcaaAAGTGTAATATGCTATGCATTGTATGTAACTCTTACATTAATTTAACAGTTCCATGTATCATTGCATCTAATTTACTACTATGTTGGTACAtgacaattattttttcttcccttttttgtgaaatttttaaaataacaaaaattggcatgtttttaattttaaaaattataacattcttttctttggtatatatattaaataaaattaataaaaacattttaaatgctAAAACTACCTACTTTAATtgcaatattataaaatgatgTGCTTTTTCcattatatagaaaaaatgtaatccAATAATAATATCTATGTGTT
This genomic window contains:
- a CDS encoding Pv-fam-c protein (encoded by transcript PVX_112715A), whose translation is MDNSKKGNLREDLLSYRYNFDLSTSFYYRNGLKLIEERRINAIKKWLSNFENKLSDYLKKKKNVWDKINREKRCRDLNNMLDVISEKTENLRILDLFFLSHKLNETAITLLNRDKDFNCIRKLDNIENPHKYITKKLDDLCEDIYYLNDNKAKLIKKDKCDSILKYITDKKNEIFKKIADDGIQDKDIFGFCEKCTRESIESMLKTINCTIEESPAAEKLQESGDLAETEADKAVMAPVEDEQEVDEYAHVLEDSPSAFEIPEDIKTYGALSAAGTFFVCLLFYRARSANSMFKRRSSRRNQYVSSYPGNTDFDALLNDFEPGSARLSNSEYHIPYGSEMNS